In one window of Protaetiibacter larvae DNA:
- a CDS encoding multidrug effflux MFS transporter, whose amino-acid sequence MSVSAVVHPGDALSRGERLTYIFVLGALTALGPFTIDLYLPALPVLEKELAAPTALVQLTLTATMVGFALGQLFVGPLSDQVGRRRPLLFATAVHILACLGAALAPDLLWLGIARVFQGVGAAAGGVVAMAMVRDLFGGYPLVKMLSRLALVSGLAPVLAPVIGSQLLLVVDWRGLFVFLSVFGFLVLIANAIFLRETLPAGARHVRGHSTVAQRYGALFRDRIYVGAVIIAGANFSALFAYLSSSSFLFQDVYALTPQQYGLLFGINSIGVIVGVQSSSLLQKRIGPQWIVAGATIVQFLAAGSILVLNIAGAGFVGIVIPLWFFIAACGFNFPAISALALVRHGHEAGTAASVLGAANFGVAGIVSPIVGLFAITNAIPMAGVMLVAIAIAIVVLWTVVRPRTVPPLEA is encoded by the coding sequence ATGTCCGTGTCGGCAGTCGTCCATCCCGGCGATGCGCTGTCCCGTGGCGAGCGGCTGACCTACATCTTCGTGCTGGGCGCGCTCACGGCCCTCGGCCCGTTCACGATCGACCTCTACCTTCCGGCGCTGCCCGTGCTCGAGAAGGAGCTCGCGGCCCCGACGGCCCTCGTGCAGCTCACCCTCACCGCCACCATGGTGGGGTTCGCCCTCGGTCAGCTGTTCGTCGGCCCGCTCTCGGACCAGGTGGGCCGCCGCCGCCCGCTGCTGTTCGCGACGGCCGTGCACATCCTGGCCTGCCTCGGCGCGGCCCTGGCCCCCGATCTGCTGTGGCTCGGGATCGCGCGCGTCTTCCAGGGCGTGGGAGCCGCCGCGGGCGGCGTCGTCGCGATGGCGATGGTGCGCGACCTGTTCGGCGGGTATCCGCTCGTCAAGATGCTCAGCCGCCTCGCGCTCGTCTCGGGCCTGGCCCCCGTGCTGGCCCCCGTGATCGGATCGCAGCTGCTGCTCGTGGTCGACTGGCGCGGGCTGTTCGTCTTCCTCTCGGTGTTCGGGTTCCTCGTGCTGATCGCCAACGCGATCTTCCTGCGCGAGACGCTGCCCGCCGGGGCCCGGCACGTGCGCGGCCACTCGACGGTGGCCCAGCGCTACGGCGCCCTGTTCCGCGACCGCATCTACGTGGGCGCCGTCATCATCGCGGGCGCCAACTTCTCGGCGCTGTTCGCCTACCTGTCCAGCTCGTCCTTCCTGTTCCAGGATGTCTACGCGCTCACGCCGCAGCAGTACGGGCTGCTGTTCGGCATCAACTCGATCGGCGTCATCGTGGGCGTGCAGTCGTCGAGCCTGCTGCAGAAGCGCATCGGCCCGCAGTGGATCGTCGCGGGCGCCACGATCGTGCAGTTCCTCGCGGCGGGGTCCATCCTCGTGCTCAACATCGCGGGAGCCGGGTTCGTGGGGATCGTGATCCCGCTGTGGTTCTTCATCGCGGCGTGCGGGTTCAACTTCCCGGCGATCTCCGCCCTCGCGCTCGTGCGGCACGGTCACGAGGCGGGCACCGCGGCGTCCGTGCTCGGGGCGGCGAACTTCGGCGTGGCGGGCATCGTCTCGCCCATCGTGGGCCTCTTCGCGATCACCAACGCCATCCCGATGGCGGGCGTCATGCTCGTGGCAATCGCGATCGCGATCGTCGTGCTCTGGACTGTGGTGCGCCCGCGCACCGTCCCCCCGCTCGAGGCGTGA